Proteins from a single region of Streptomyces sp. TN58:
- a CDS encoding geranylgeranyl reductase family protein, protein MTELLSEHSADVIVVGAGPAGSTTAYYLAKAGLDVLLLEKTAFPREKVCGDGLTPRATKQLVAMGIDISEEAGWLRNKGLRIIGGGQRLQLDWPELASYPEYGLVRKRDDFDETLARQAQKAGARLYERCNVGEPVRDARTGRITGVQAKLGEEKTPVTFHAPLVVAADGNSSRLSLAMGLHRREDRPMGVAVRTYFTSPRHDDDYLESWLELWDRRGPQDRLLPGYGWIFGMGDGTSNVGLGILNSSSAFKELDWREVLKAWCASMPEDWGYTPENMTQPIRGAALPMAFNRQPHYTKGLLLVGDAGGLVNPFNGEGIAYAMESGQIAADVIVQAQARSTPAQRELALHNYPKVLKETYGGYYTLGRAFVKLIGNPKVMKVATQRGLTHPLLMKFTLKMLANLTDPAGGDAMDRIINGLSKVAPKA, encoded by the coding sequence GTGACCGAGCTCCTCTCCGAACACTCCGCGGACGTGATCGTCGTCGGGGCCGGGCCAGCCGGCTCGACCACCGCCTACTACCTCGCCAAGGCCGGATTGGACGTCCTGCTCCTGGAGAAGACGGCGTTCCCGCGCGAGAAGGTCTGCGGCGACGGACTGACCCCCCGTGCCACCAAGCAGCTGGTGGCGATGGGTATCGACATCTCCGAAGAGGCCGGCTGGCTCCGCAACAAGGGCCTGCGGATCATCGGAGGCGGACAGCGGCTCCAGCTGGACTGGCCGGAACTCGCCTCCTACCCGGAGTACGGACTCGTCCGCAAGCGCGACGACTTCGACGAGACCCTCGCCCGCCAGGCGCAGAAGGCCGGCGCCCGGCTGTACGAGCGCTGCAACGTCGGCGAGCCCGTCCGCGACGCCCGCACCGGCCGCATCACGGGCGTGCAGGCGAAGCTGGGCGAGGAGAAGACCCCGGTCACCTTCCACGCCCCGCTGGTCGTGGCCGCCGACGGCAACTCCTCCCGGCTCTCCCTGGCGATGGGCCTGCACCGGCGCGAGGACCGCCCGATGGGCGTCGCGGTGCGCACGTACTTCACCTCGCCGCGGCACGACGACGACTACCTGGAGTCCTGGCTGGAGCTGTGGGACCGGCGCGGCCCCCAGGACCGGCTGCTGCCCGGCTACGGCTGGATCTTCGGCATGGGCGACGGCACCTCCAACGTCGGCCTCGGCATCCTGAACTCCTCCTCCGCCTTCAAGGAGCTGGACTGGCGCGAGGTCCTCAAGGCCTGGTGCGCCTCGATGCCGGAGGACTGGGGCTACACCCCGGAGAACATGACGCAGCCGATCCGCGGCGCGGCCCTGCCGATGGCCTTCAACCGGCAGCCGCACTACACCAAGGGCCTGCTGCTGGTCGGTGACGCGGGCGGCCTGGTCAACCCGTTCAACGGCGAGGGCATCGCCTACGCCATGGAGTCCGGCCAGATCGCGGCCGACGTCATCGTGCAGGCGCAGGCCCGGTCGACCCCGGCGCAGCGCGAGCTGGCGCTGCACAACTACCCGAAGGTGCTCAAGGAGACCTACGGCGGCTACTACACGCTGGGCCGCGCCTTCGTGAAGCTGATCGGCAACCCGAAGGTCATGAAGGTCGCCACCCAGCGCGGCCTGACGCACCCGCTGCTGATGAAGTTCACCCTGAAGATGCTCGCCAACCTGACCGACCCGGCGGGCGGCGACGCGATGGACCGCATCATCAACGGCCTCTCGAAGGTGGCTCCGAAGGCCTGA
- a CDS encoding C40 family peptidase: MSHTAHIPSHRKPRRSASKLAVRAGVAGGVLSTLAMAGTASASPSEPVAETTLEMPVLNLDLAAEVSSAVTTAAENTRLAAVEGELTAQEESARTGAAAEAKQAKETAQKAAEKKAKEEADRKAEAERATRDSDRTSLKSTSAAAKAPQGTGTVTAPATGSAAAIVNFARAQVGKAYVMGGTGPSSFDCSGLVQAAYRQAGISLPRMSQAQSSAGTSVSLNALQPGDILYWGSKGSAYHVAIYVGGGKFVGAQNPSTGIVERNLSYDRPTGAVRVL, translated from the coding sequence ATGTCCCACACCGCTCACATACCCAGCCACCGGAAGCCCCGCCGCAGCGCCTCGAAGCTCGCGGTCCGCGCCGGAGTTGCCGGTGGCGTCCTCAGCACCCTGGCCATGGCCGGCACCGCGAGCGCGTCCCCGTCCGAGCCCGTGGCCGAGACGACGCTCGAAATGCCGGTCCTGAACCTGGACCTGGCGGCCGAGGTCTCCTCCGCCGTCACCACGGCCGCCGAGAACACCCGTCTGGCCGCCGTGGAAGGCGAACTGACCGCCCAGGAGGAGAGCGCCCGTACCGGCGCCGCCGCCGAGGCGAAGCAGGCCAAGGAAACGGCCCAGAAGGCCGCCGAGAAGAAGGCGAAGGAGGAGGCGGACCGCAAGGCCGAGGCCGAGCGCGCCACCCGCGACTCCGACCGCACCTCCCTCAAGAGCACCTCGGCCGCCGCCAAGGCCCCCCAGGGCACCGGCACCGTGACGGCCCCGGCGACCGGCTCCGCCGCCGCCATCGTCAACTTCGCCCGCGCGCAGGTCGGCAAGGCCTACGTCATGGGTGGCACCGGCCCGTCCTCCTTCGACTGCTCCGGCCTCGTCCAGGCCGCCTACCGCCAGGCCGGCATCTCCCTGCCGCGCATGTCCCAGGCGCAGTCCTCGGCCGGCACCTCGGTCTCCCTGAACGCCCTTCAGCCGGGCGACATCCTGTACTGGGGCTCCAAGGGCAGCGCCTACCACGTCGCCATCTACGTCGGCGGCGGCAAGTTCGTCGGCGCGCAGAACCCCAGCACGGGCATCGTCGAGCGCAACCTGAGCTACGACAGGCCGACGGGCGCCGTCCGCGTCCTCTGA
- a CDS encoding NADH-quinone oxidoreductase subunit A produces MNAYAPILVLGALGAGFAIFSVVMATLIGPKRYNRAKLEAYECGIEPTPTPAGGGRFPIKYYLTAMLFIVFDIEVVFLYPWAVTFDSLGIFGLVEMLLFVLTVFVAYAYVWRRGGLEWD; encoded by the coding sequence GTGAATGCGTACGCGCCCATCCTCGTGCTCGGCGCCCTCGGCGCAGGGTTTGCGATCTTCTCCGTGGTCATGGCCACGCTGATCGGTCCAAAAAGGTACAACCGGGCGAAGCTCGAAGCCTACGAGTGCGGTATCGAGCCCACGCCGACGCCGGCCGGCGGCGGCCGCTTCCCGATCAAGTACTACCTGACGGCGATGCTCTTCATCGTCTTCGACATCGAGGTTGTCTTCCTCTACCCCTGGGCCGTCACCTTCGACTCCCTGGGGATCTTCGGGCTCGTCGAGATGCTGCTCTTCGTGCTCACCGTCTTCGTCGCCTACGCCTACGTCTGGCGCCGCGGCGGCCTGGAATGGGACTGA
- a CDS encoding NuoB/complex I 20 kDa subunit family protein: MGLEEKLPSGFLLTTVEQAAGWVRKSSVFPATFGLACCAIEMMTTGAGRYDLARFGMEVFRGSPRQADLMIVAGRVSQKMAPVLRQVYDQMPAPKWVISMGVCASSGGMFNNYAIVQGVDHIVPVDIYLPGCPPRPEMLMDAILKLHQKIQGGKLGVNREEAAREAEAAALKALPTIEMKGLLR, encoded by the coding sequence ATGGGACTGGAAGAGAAGCTGCCGAGCGGCTTTCTGCTGACCACCGTCGAACAGGCCGCGGGATGGGTGCGCAAGTCGTCCGTCTTCCCGGCGACCTTCGGCCTCGCCTGCTGCGCCATCGAGATGATGACGACCGGAGCGGGCCGCTACGACCTGGCCCGCTTCGGCATGGAGGTCTTCCGCGGCTCCCCGCGCCAGGCCGACCTCATGATCGTGGCCGGACGGGTCAGCCAGAAGATGGCGCCGGTGCTGCGCCAGGTGTACGACCAGATGCCCGCTCCCAAATGGGTCATCTCCATGGGGGTTTGTGCGTCTTCAGGCGGAATGTTCAACAACTACGCGATCGTCCAGGGCGTCGACCACATCGTCCCGGTGGACATCTACCTCCCCGGCTGCCCGCCCCGCCCCGAGATGCTGATGGACGCGATCCTCAAGCTCCACCAGAAGATCCAGGGCGGAAAGCTCGGCGTGAACCGGGAGGAAGCGGCCCGCGAGGCGGAGGCGGCGGCCCTCAAGGCGCTCCCCACGATCGAGATGAAGGGGCTGCTCCGGTGA
- a CDS encoding NADH-quinone oxidoreductase subunit C, giving the protein MPAPRAQGPEVIGVRKGMFGAAGGGDTSGYGGLVRTVALPGATSRPYGSWFDEVADELEGALEEQDLLPENAIEKTVVDRGELTFHIAREHLLRVARTLRDDPALRFELCTGVSGVHFPGDKGRELHAVYHLRSLTHGRIVRLEVSVPDADPHVPSLVSVYPTNDWHEREAYDFFGLVFDGHPALTRIMMPDDWQGFPQRKDYPLGGIPVEYKGAQIPAPDQRRSYS; this is encoded by the coding sequence CTGCCCGCCCCGCGCGCCCAGGGACCCGAGGTCATCGGCGTCCGCAAGGGCATGTTCGGCGCCGCGGGCGGCGGGGACACCAGCGGCTACGGCGGCCTGGTGCGGACCGTCGCCCTGCCCGGCGCCACCAGCCGACCGTACGGCTCCTGGTTCGACGAGGTGGCCGACGAACTCGAAGGCGCCCTGGAGGAACAGGACCTGCTCCCGGAGAACGCCATCGAGAAGACGGTCGTCGACCGGGGCGAGCTCACCTTCCACATCGCCCGCGAGCACCTCCTGCGGGTCGCGCGGACCCTGCGCGACGACCCCGCCCTGCGCTTCGAGCTGTGCACCGGCGTCAGCGGGGTCCACTTCCCCGGGGACAAGGGCCGCGAACTGCACGCCGTCTACCACCTGCGCTCGCTCACCCACGGCCGGATCGTGCGGCTGGAGGTGTCCGTACCGGACGCCGACCCGCACGTCCCCTCGCTCGTCTCCGTCTACCCGACCAACGACTGGCACGAGCGCGAGGCCTACGACTTCTTCGGCCTGGTCTTCGACGGGCACCCGGCCCTCACCCGGATCATGATGCCGGACGACTGGCAGGGCTTCCCGCAGCGCAAGGACTACCCGCTCGGCGGCATCCCCGTCGAGTACAAGGGTGCCCAGATCCCGGCTCCCGACCAGCGGAGGTCGTACAGCTGA
- a CDS encoding NADH-quinone oxidoreductase subunit D, whose product MSPTTNDAGSHSSARETTEGTVYTVTGGDWDEIVQSAAKADDERIVVNMGPQHPSTHGVLRLILEIDGETVTEARCGIGYLHTGIEKNLEFRNWTQGTTFVTRMDYLTPFFNETAYCLGVEKLLGITDQIPDRATVVRVLLMELNRLSSHLVCIATGGMELGATTIMIYGFRDRELILDIFELITGLRMNHAFVRPGGLAQDLPPGAVDQLREFVKTMKKNLPEYDKLATGNPIFKARMQDVGYLDLSGCMALGATGPILRSAGLPHDLRKSDPYCGYETYEFDVPTTETCDSYGRFLIRLEEMRQSLRIVEQCLERLEPGPVMVADKKIAWPAQLAMGPDGLGNSLDHIRNIMGTSMEALIHHFKLVTEGFRVPAGQAYAAVESPKGELGVHVVSDGGTRPYRVHFRDPSFTNLQAMAAMCEGGQVADVIVAVASIDPVMGGVDR is encoded by the coding sequence ATGTCCCCCACCACGAACGACGCAGGCAGCCACTCCTCCGCCCGCGAGACCACCGAGGGCACCGTCTACACCGTCACCGGCGGCGACTGGGACGAGATCGTCCAGTCGGCGGCCAAGGCGGACGACGAGCGGATCGTCGTCAACATGGGCCCGCAGCACCCGTCCACCCACGGCGTGCTGCGGCTGATCCTGGAGATCGACGGCGAGACGGTCACCGAGGCCCGCTGCGGCATCGGCTACCTCCACACCGGAATCGAGAAGAACCTCGAATTCCGCAACTGGACGCAGGGCACCACCTTCGTCACGCGCATGGACTACCTCACGCCGTTCTTCAACGAGACGGCTTACTGCCTCGGCGTCGAGAAGCTCCTCGGCATCACCGACCAGATCCCGGACCGCGCCACCGTCGTCCGCGTCCTGCTGATGGAGCTCAACAGGCTCTCCTCCCACCTGGTCTGCATCGCCACCGGCGGCATGGAGCTGGGCGCCACCACGATCATGATCTACGGCTTCCGCGACCGCGAGCTGATCCTCGACATCTTCGAGCTGATCACCGGGCTGCGCATGAACCACGCGTTCGTCCGTCCCGGCGGCCTCGCCCAGGACCTCCCCCCGGGCGCCGTCGACCAGCTGCGCGAGTTCGTGAAGACCATGAAGAAGAACCTGCCGGAGTACGACAAGCTCGCCACCGGCAACCCCATCTTCAAGGCCCGCATGCAGGACGTCGGCTACCTCGACCTCTCCGGCTGCATGGCGCTCGGCGCCACCGGCCCGATCCTGCGCTCCGCCGGCCTGCCGCACGACCTGCGCAAGTCGGACCCGTACTGCGGCTACGAGACCTACGAGTTCGACGTGCCGACCACCGAGACCTGCGACTCCTACGGGCGGTTCCTGATCCGCCTGGAGGAGATGCGCCAGTCGCTGCGGATCGTCGAGCAGTGCCTGGAGCGGCTGGAGCCCGGGCCGGTGATGGTCGCCGACAAGAAGATCGCCTGGCCGGCGCAGCTCGCCATGGGCCCCGACGGCCTCGGCAACTCGCTCGACCACATCAGGAACATCATGGGCACCTCCATGGAAGCCCTCATCCACCACTTCAAGCTGGTGACCGAGGGCTTCCGGGTGCCCGCCGGGCAGGCGTACGCGGCCGTCGAGTCACCCAAGGGCGAGCTCGGCGTCCACGTCGTGTCCGACGGCGGCACCCGCCCCTACCGGGTCCACTTCCGCGACCCGTCCTTCACCAACCTGCAGGCCATGGCCGCGATGTGCGAGGGCGGCCAGGTCGCCGACGTCATCGTCGCCGTCGCCTCCATCGACCCCGTGATGGGAGGCGTCGACCGATGA
- the nuoE gene encoding NADH-quinone oxidoreductase subunit NuoE — protein MTASPENRGVSLGMPQLPAPDFPAEVRARLEADAKEVVARYPDSRSALLPLLHLCQSEEGHVSKTGIRFCAETLGLTTAEVTAVATFYTMYRRGPSGDYQVGVCTNTLCAVMGGDAIFEELKEHLGVGNNETTPDGKVTLEHIECNAACDYAPVVMVNWEFFDNQTPESAKALVDDLLAGREVAPTRGAPLCTYKETARILAGFPDERAGAVEASGGAGPASLIGLRIARGESPHTPIVHPRGETRTEGGE, from the coding sequence ATGACCGCCAGTCCTGAGAACCGAGGGGTCTCGCTGGGCATGCCCCAGCTGCCCGCCCCCGACTTCCCGGCGGAGGTGCGCGCACGCCTCGAAGCGGACGCGAAGGAAGTCGTCGCCCGCTACCCCGACAGCCGCTCCGCGCTGCTCCCGCTGCTGCACCTGTGCCAGTCGGAGGAGGGCCACGTCTCCAAGACCGGCATCCGCTTCTGCGCCGAGACCCTGGGCCTGACCACCGCCGAGGTCACGGCCGTCGCGACCTTCTACACGATGTACCGGCGGGGGCCCTCGGGCGACTACCAGGTCGGCGTCTGCACCAACACCCTGTGCGCGGTCATGGGCGGCGACGCCATCTTCGAGGAGCTCAAGGAACACCTCGGGGTCGGCAACAACGAGACCACCCCCGACGGCAAGGTCACGCTGGAGCACATCGAGTGCAACGCGGCCTGCGACTACGCCCCCGTGGTGATGGTCAACTGGGAGTTCTTCGACAACCAGACCCCCGAATCCGCCAAGGCCCTGGTCGACGACCTGCTGGCCGGCCGCGAGGTCGCCCCGACCCGGGGCGCGCCGCTGTGCACGTACAAGGAGACCGCCCGGATCCTCGCCGGCTTCCCCGACGAGCGCGCGGGCGCCGTCGAGGCGAGCGGCGGCGCCGGACCGGCCTCCCTGATCGGCCTGCGCATCGCCCGCGGCGAATCCCCGCACACCCCGATCGTCCACCCGCGCGGCGAGACCCGTACCGAGGGAGGGGAGTGA